Proteins encoded by one window of Cyanobium sp. NS01:
- a CDS encoding class I SAM-dependent DNA methyltransferase — protein sequence MADQEQLDDFIEALEGLGGYTKNPELQTALGWPDEDYEAVKAQLVARRIVVRGKGRSDSVAMVGAEAPPKAATASKPRAKTMSSTKGSGPASAASIPLRRMTQAELDAFLENAADILRGNVDHSEFRGYVFALLFFKRISDIFEESVRNLAKTLGDELANDPAMQKKSLPFVVPADSLWEEVTLGSGENKVTSLKLGQSLNDAMLAIERANAPKFDGILTSKIDFNKTDELPRDKLVKLVGHFASRTFDRAHVPDDLFGDAYEYLIRTFASKAGKSSGEFYTPKEVSYLMSEIIEPQEQHEVCDWSSGSASLLLQCREYLRRHKKDPNRLFLFAQESNLATYNISRINMILHGINSWQPKHGDSLRDPQHKTSDGKLQQFDRVVMNPPFSLKDWGSDTFTDGDPFDRFGYGWPPQDNGDYAWMQHIAKSLKPAGKAVVVMSQGILFRGQPKLTESEDGRNKKADDEYLIRSGFLRDGLIEAVIVLPSGIFYGNNVPACLAILNKRKPAARKDQVLMIWASRHYQHANPQCLLRRADCLRILLPWRAFGDTAKALEILPAEGQTILDEIADDRAQALQEIGDAYDEVVASLPILREEADSLSPGGFKAWKANTDAAHPVWGELANPELDKAALKLLTKAAKDDAKARLKIAKAQIKTLEKLEKERDERIAEINSRADRETAEVQEAIADLQRICAHPDKARRYFVIAEKGEIEENEFNLNLPRYVDTFEPEEEIPLDTALHDFDAAKTAAEQARRTLAQLLGREF from the coding sequence ATGGCCGATCAGGAGCAGCTTGACGACTTCATCGAGGCCTTAGAGGGGCTTGGCGGCTACACGAAGAACCCAGAGCTCCAGACGGCCCTGGGTTGGCCAGATGAGGACTACGAAGCAGTGAAGGCACAACTCGTGGCCCGGCGGATTGTGGTACGCGGCAAGGGCCGCAGCGATTCCGTGGCGATGGTTGGCGCTGAAGCCCCGCCTAAGGCCGCCACCGCCTCCAAACCCCGAGCCAAGACCATGTCCTCTACAAAGGGCTCCGGCCCCGCAAGCGCGGCCTCCATCCCACTCCGCCGCATGACGCAGGCTGAGCTGGATGCGTTCCTGGAAAATGCCGCAGACATCTTGCGCGGCAATGTCGATCACTCGGAGTTTCGTGGCTACGTCTTCGCGCTGCTGTTCTTCAAACGCATCAGCGACATCTTCGAGGAATCCGTCCGCAATCTCGCAAAGACGCTGGGTGATGAGCTGGCGAATGATCCGGCGATGCAGAAGAAATCACTCCCTTTCGTGGTGCCTGCGGATTCTTTGTGGGAAGAGGTCACGCTCGGTTCAGGGGAAAACAAAGTTACCTCCCTCAAGCTCGGCCAGTCGCTCAATGACGCCATGCTCGCCATCGAACGGGCCAACGCGCCGAAGTTCGACGGCATCCTCACAAGCAAGATTGATTTCAACAAGACAGACGAGCTACCGCGCGACAAGCTCGTCAAGTTGGTCGGTCACTTCGCCAGCCGCACTTTTGACCGCGCCCATGTGCCGGACGACCTGTTTGGCGATGCCTACGAGTATCTCATCCGCACCTTCGCCAGCAAGGCGGGTAAAAGCTCTGGCGAGTTCTACACGCCGAAGGAGGTTTCCTACCTCATGTCGGAAATCATCGAGCCACAGGAACAGCACGAGGTCTGTGACTGGTCTAGTGGCTCCGCATCCCTCCTGCTCCAATGCCGGGAATACCTGCGCCGTCACAAGAAAGATCCAAACCGCCTTTTTCTATTTGCCCAGGAGAGCAACCTCGCCACCTACAACATCTCCCGAATCAACATGATTCTCCACGGGATCAATTCGTGGCAGCCAAAACATGGCGACAGCCTGCGCGATCCGCAGCACAAGACCAGCGACGGCAAACTCCAGCAGTTCGACCGCGTGGTCATGAATCCCCCATTCTCCCTCAAAGACTGGGGCTCGGACACCTTCACCGATGGAGACCCCTTCGACCGCTTCGGCTACGGCTGGCCGCCGCAGGACAATGGCGACTACGCCTGGATGCAACACATCGCAAAGTCGCTCAAGCCCGCTGGGAAGGCCGTCGTTGTCATGTCGCAGGGCATCCTGTTTCGCGGCCAGCCGAAGCTGACAGAATCGGAAGACGGGCGAAATAAAAAGGCCGACGACGAATACCTTATCCGTTCTGGGTTTCTGCGGGACGGCCTTATTGAGGCCGTCATCGTGCTGCCCTCCGGCATCTTCTACGGCAACAACGTCCCAGCATGCCTCGCCATCCTCAACAAGCGCAAGCCTGCCGCCCGCAAGGACCAAGTGCTCATGATCTGGGCAAGCCGCCACTATCAGCACGCCAATCCGCAATGCCTACTTCGCCGCGCTGACTGCCTGCGCATTCTCCTGCCGTGGCGGGCGTTTGGCGATACAGCCAAGGCGCTGGAAATCCTTCCTGCCGAAGGTCAGACCATCCTCGATGAAATCGCCGACGACCGCGCACAGGCGCTGCAGGAGATCGGCGATGCCTACGACGAGGTCGTCGCCTCGCTGCCCATATTGCGGGAGGAAGCGGATAGCCTCTCGCCGGGTGGCTTCAAAGCATGGAAGGCGAATACGGATGCCGCACATCCTGTCTGGGGCGAGCTGGCCAACCCGGAGCTCGACAAGGCCGCGCTCAAGCTTCTGACCAAGGCTGCCAAGGACGACGCCAAGGCCCGACTGAAGATAGCCAAGGCCCAGATCAAGACGCTGGAGAAGCTGGAGAAAGAGCGCGATGAACGCATCGCCGAGATCAACAGCCGTGCCGACCGCGAGACGGCAGAGGTGCAAGAGGCCATCGCTGATCTCCAACGCATCTGTGCCCACCCCGACAAAGCCCGCCGCTACTTCGTAATCGCCGAGAAAGGTGAGATCGAAGAGAACGAGTTTAACCTCAATCTTCCTCGCTACGTAGATACCTTTGAGCCGGAAGAGGAGATCCCGCTGGATACGGCGCTTCATGACTTTGACGCGGCGAAGACTGCCGCCGAACAAGCACGCAGAACTTTGGCGCAACTCCTTGGGAGGGAATTCTGA
- a CDS encoding restriction endonuclease subunit S produces the protein MHTIYDNPLPSGWLEEPLGTLVETKRGCTWTKEQERDRPAEGTIPVIRIPNIKSSLDLKDLLHIYGLSADQRTSSAVTKGWTLMVGSNGNPKRIGDSVLMEEDREMIFASFLFALRPKLGETKISDEFVACWLHGHRIHEFVSETSQMTTGLANISWSACRKLPVRFPKHNEEQTRIAETLKAADDHIRALELQIRTAERVKKSLLQAFPPSPKHGMGIQLSRVADISSGFTMGRDLAGHDTIEVGYLTVVNVLEGRVDFSNLSTAEVKLNEIERYGLREGDILMTEGGDRDKVGRGSIWLGQVPRVVCQNHIFRVRLSIDKVLPWFMHYLLQTYSAKRYFFGRAKQSNNLCTINSREMRQFELPTLTTKEQEPWVDRLRAADEVIAAIESQLTAALRVKQSLLQNLLTGRIRLKG, from the coding sequence ATGCATACCATTTACGACAACCCATTACCTTCGGGGTGGCTCGAAGAGCCTCTCGGGACGCTGGTCGAGACCAAGCGAGGCTGCACTTGGACCAAGGAACAAGAACGCGACCGGCCAGCTGAAGGAACGATCCCCGTCATTCGCATACCAAACATCAAGTCGTCGCTTGATCTCAAAGACCTGCTCCACATCTACGGCCTTTCTGCTGATCAACGAACCTCATCAGCCGTTACGAAGGGATGGACCCTCATGGTTGGCTCAAACGGGAATCCCAAGAGGATTGGCGATTCGGTTTTGATGGAGGAAGACCGTGAGATGATCTTCGCTTCCTTCCTTTTTGCGCTTCGCCCAAAGCTGGGCGAGACCAAGATTTCTGATGAGTTCGTCGCCTGCTGGCTCCATGGCCACCGCATTCACGAGTTCGTGAGTGAAACGTCGCAGATGACCACTGGGCTTGCCAATATCTCATGGAGCGCGTGTCGCAAGCTGCCAGTCCGATTCCCAAAGCACAATGAAGAACAAACCCGCATCGCCGAAACGCTGAAGGCGGCAGACGACCACATCCGCGCCCTGGAATTGCAGATTCGCACAGCGGAACGTGTAAAGAAGTCGCTGCTACAAGCCTTCCCGCCGTCGCCCAAGCATGGAATGGGCATTCAGCTAAGCAGGGTTGCTGACATTTCGTCGGGATTCACAATGGGCAGGGATCTTGCAGGCCATGACACAATCGAAGTCGGGTATCTCACGGTTGTAAATGTCCTGGAGGGGCGAGTTGACTTTTCCAATCTTTCAACCGCAGAAGTGAAGCTAAACGAGATTGAGCGTTATGGTCTGCGCGAGGGCGACATCCTGATGACTGAGGGCGGCGATCGCGACAAGGTAGGCCGTGGAAGTATCTGGCTTGGGCAAGTACCCCGCGTCGTGTGCCAGAATCATATCTTCCGAGTACGTCTGAGTATTGATAAAGTTCTCCCTTGGTTTATGCACTACCTTTTGCAGACTTATTCGGCAAAGCGCTACTTTTTCGGCCGCGCAAAGCAGTCGAACAATCTATGCACGATTAACTCTCGAGAGATGCGGCAGTTTGAGTTGCCAACGCTTACGACGAAGGAACAGGAGCCGTGGGTTGATCGTCTGCGTGCTGCTGATGAGGTGATTGCTGCAATTGAGTCCCAGCTGACCGCCGCCCTCCGCGTGAAGCAGTCGCTCCTGCAAAACCTCCTCACCGGCAGGATTCGCCTAAAAGGCTAA